A region from the Williamwhitmania sp. genome encodes:
- a CDS encoding nucleotidyl transferase AbiEii/AbiGii toxin family protein, producing the protein MLDWVDFPFEVESEWFSGKAEIRTYNINELLGTKLRALYQRSKGRDLFDLDYSRQNIDLDYEQIINCFKVYTSFATGKRPPSKKEFLLNIEEKEVSSEFTGDMEALLRPEIKYNQSDAFNWLKKELIEKM; encoded by the coding sequence GTGCTTGATTGGGTTGATTTTCCTTTTGAGGTTGAAAGTGAATGGTTTTCTGGTAAGGCAGAAATAAGGACGTACAATATTAATGAACTTTTAGGAACAAAACTTAGGGCACTGTACCAACGAAGTAAGGGAAGAGATTTGTTTGATTTAGATTATTCCAGACAAAACATCGATTTGGACTATGAGCAAATCATAAATTGCTTTAAAGTATATACATCATTTGCAACAGGGAAAAGACCTCCAAGCAAAAAAGAGTTCTTACTTAACATTGAAGAGAAAGAGGTTAGTTCAGAGTTTACAGGTGATATGGAAGCATTGCTAAGACCCGAAATTAAATACAATCAGAGTGATGCTTTTAATTGGTTGAAAAAAGAATTGATTGAAAAAATGTAG